In the genome of Palaemon carinicauda isolate YSFRI2023 chromosome 20, ASM3689809v2, whole genome shotgun sequence, one region contains:
- the LOC137614359 gene encoding uncharacterized protein isoform X3 gives MIDDATEVFLEDSGFCHISKSILICDFRWKLESVYLDEYPACTGDEKCQTIIIQRVHNFYFDTSLCIDLTLKHITKVTLQGESLSDCLSMGLNIQNVTLDFIHDGMTSVYADESHIKQLSFGTKPGHLTVIGSQVDVLSLKDVVGDDTSLKIHSSKIKDFKRLQISGRGRFQLQDSTVDYFPPESLILDSSERNLISGVTFNKFEERLPASIILRNGSDITLEEVKGSVKISSPPCPVISPALYPPTPSTRVSEYPEKQPEGRVSEDPEKPPEGTWNETNLKHILGYFSYPWMVTAITVAVIVNFLQTCIIISLLLNKFKRRSHKSLGEIFRDLEAPLNPNNMKRSN, from the coding sequence TCTGTTTACCTGGATGAATACCCAGCATGCACCGGAGATGAGAAATGCCAAACCATCATTATCCAGCGGGTTCACAACTTCTACTTTGACACTTCTCTCTGCATAGACCTCACCTTGAAGCACATTACAAAGGTCACCCTGCAAGGAGAATCTCTCAGTGACTGCTTGAGCATGGGACTGAACATCCAAAACGTCACCCTTGATTTCATTCACGACGGAATGACATCAGTGTACGCTGATGAATCTCACATCAAGCAGCTCAGTTTTGGCACCAAACCTGGTCACCTGACAGTCATTGGTTCGCAAGTGGATGTCCTCAGCTTAAAAGATGTGGTTGGGGATGATACCTCTTTGAAGATCCACAGCAGCAAAATCAAAGATTTCAAGAGGCTGCAGATCTCTGGCAGAGGGCGTTTCCAACTCCAGGACTCTACTGTGGATTATTTCCCGCCCGAGTCTCTGATCCTGGACTCCAGTGAAAGGAATCTGATCAGTGGGGTGACTTTTAACAAGTTTGAAGAGCGCCTCCCTGCCAGTATCATACTGAGAAATGGCTCTGATATCACTCTGGAGGAGGTTAAGGGCTCTGTTAAAATATCTTCACCCCCATGCCCAGTCATTTCCCCGGCCTTGTACCCGCCAACGCCTTCCACAAGAGTATCAGAGTATCCGGAGAAACAACCAGAGGGTAGAGTATCAGAAGACCCGGAGAAACCACCAGAGGGTACATGGAATGAAACAAATTTGAAACACATCCTTGGATATTTCAGTTACCCGTGGATGGTGACAGCTATAACTGTGGCAGTCATAGTGAATTTCTTACAAACGTGTATAATAATTAGCTTGCTCTTAAATAAGTTTAAGAGAAGGTCTCACAAGTCTCTAGGTGAAATTTTTAGAGACCTGGAAGCCCCCCTAAATCCCAACAATATGAAAAGAAGTAACTAG